CCAACGGTTTCCTGGCCAAGACCTTCGCTGAAGAATTGCCGGCCGCTCCGGGCAGCCGCATCTTCGTCACCTCGGCCGTGACGAATGTCAGCGACAAGATCATCACCGCCGACGTGGCCAAGCTGCAAGGCAAGGCACGCATCGACGCGATCGAGAAAAACCAGAAAAAACTGGTCGCCGAATGCGAAAAAGAAGCGGGTTTCCGCTGCACCGTGTCGGCCTACTATGGCGGCCTGGAGTTCTACCTGATCAAGCAACTGGAAATCCGCGATGTGCGCCTGGTGCACGCGCCTCCGGCGGGCGTCGGTAAATTCGGCGGCGACACCGACAACTGGATGTGGCCACGCCACACGGGCGACTACGGTTTCTACCGCGCCTATGTCAGCCGCGATGGCAAGGCTGCCGACTTCAGCAAGGACAACGTGCCTTACCAGCCAAAACACGTGCTGAAACTGGCCAAGGATGGCTTGAAAGAAGGCGATTTCGTGATGGTCCTGGGCTACCCTGGCCGCACCAACCGTCACCGCCTGCCATCGGAAGTGGCCTACACGTTTGACTGGAACTACCCGGCCTTCGTGAAAGCATCGGGCGAAACCCTGGCCATCATCGCGCGCGAAACCAAGGACAACAAGGATGTTGCCCTGAAATACGCAGGTCAAGTTGCTGGCGTCAACAATTACTACAAGAACCGCCAAGGCATGCTGGACTCGTACGCCGGCAGCGATTTCCTGGCGCGCAAGACGACGGAACACGACGCGCTGAAAGCGTGGGTCAACGCCACGCCAGCACGCAAGGCTGAATTTGCCGGCGATATCGAGCAAGTGGAAAAGCTGATCGCCGAGCGCGATGCCGACACCAAGCGCGACTTCTTCCTGGGCTACGCACAGCCACGCCTGCTCAATACGGCACGCAGCCTGTACCGCCTTGCGAACGAAAGCACCAAGGCCGATACGGAACGCAAGTCCGGCTACCAGACGCGCGATTTGCCGCGCCTGACCTCGGGCGTCACCTCGGTCGAGCGCACCTACGATGAAAAAGTCGACAAGGCGCTGGTACTGAACAGCCTGACCAAGTACGCCGCGCAACCGGCAGCACAGCGCCGCGCCAGCTTCGACGCCGCCATCGGCATCAAGGACGGCATGTCGCCAGCCGAGCTGTCCGCCGCCCTGGACAAACTGTATGCCGGCAGCAAACTGGCCGACAAGGAAGAACGCGCAGCATGGCTGAAACGCACGCCAGCCGAATTCCAGGCCAGCAAGGACAGCTTCATCCAGGCAGCCGTCGCCATGTATCCGGATTCGCTGAAAAACGAAGCGGAAGATGAAGAACTGGCAGGCAAGATCCAGCAAGCCTACGCCAACTACATGAAAGCCAAAATTGCCTTCATGAAGAGCAAAGGCCAAGCGGTCTATCCTGACGCCAACAGCACCCTGCGCGTCACGTTCGGCAAAGTGGCCGGCCGCGACCATGGCGCCGATGGCACCACCTGGACTGCCTTCACCACCGTCAATGGCGTCGCCGCCAAAGCCACGGGCCAGGGCGAATTCAATGCACCAGCGAAACAACTGGCCGCGATCAAAGCCAAGGACTTCGGTAAATTCGTCGATCCCAAGCTGAAAACCGTGCCGGTCGACTACCTGGCAACGTTGGATATCACCGGCGGCAACTCCGGTTCGGCTGCATTGAATTCCAAAGGCGAATTCATCGGCCTGGCCTTCGACGGCACCCTGGACTCGATCATTTCCGATTGGGACTATAACAAGGCCAATACCCGTTCGATCCAGGTCGACCTGCGCTACATGCTGTGGAACATGAAACACATCGACCACGCCGACAACCTGCTGAAAGAAATGGGCGCTGAATAACAAAAAGCAATAACCCGGCAACGGGCGCTTTAGCCTGAGCCACTCCTGCGGGAGTGGCTTTTTTTCGCCTGGCGTTTTACTTTGGTGAAACGGTAAGGCACTTCTTCCTCCTCGCCAAACACGTGTGCCCTGCCACTTCCCAGCGGCAACATCACCCTGCGTCCGTCCTGCAGCAGCAAGGCCAGGTCGGCACCGGGAAAGCGCTGCGCCAGCAGCGCATAGGTTGGCCGCGCTATGCTAGCGGCGGGAATCACGATGCGATAATCGGCCTCGCCAAAATCGAGCAGCAGCGCGGGAAGCGCATCCGGCCCCGGCAGCGCCGTGATGCGCAAGCGCGTGCCTGCCTTGACGAGCTCGAAGGCTGACCACAGGGGCAAGCTGCGCCGCGTGGCGCCGGCCTGCAGCCGCGGCGCCTGGTCCGCCTGCGCCGACGTCAGCAAGACGTCGGGCCGCTCCTCCGATATTGCCCCATCGACGGCCAGCAGCCAGCCCCGGTAGCGTATCAGCGCCCCATGCGCGCTAGCCGTCACTGACCCGCCCTGCGCCACGGGTTCCTTAGCAGCTGGCAAGCGCAACGGCGCCGCCTGAGCCGCCAGGCAAGCCCACCACACCAGTGCCGCCATCGCCATCGCGGTTGCCGTCTTCACCATGCCGTCTCCCTTGCGCGTGAAACGTATTCATAGCACAGGTACTGCAGCAAGCCCCTGCGGCGCCTCAAGGCGGCAGCGCCGGTGCTACAATTGGCCCCTAGCGGGCGTACTTACCCAGCGCGCCTTCCCCCTCCCAGACTCAGACCGCTATGCCACCAGACTTGCGCACGACCTACGAACTCGGTAACCACAACCAGACCACGACCTGGCTGGAATGCATCACCTTCTATCAAGATCTCGCCGCACGCTACCCGCAAGTGCTGCATTTCGAACAGATCGGCCTGTCCGACTCGGGCGTGCCCATCCACGCTGGCGTCGTCAGCGCGGACGGCGTATTCGACCGCGAACAGATCAAGCGCGCAGGGCGCACCGTGTTCTTCAACAACAACGGCATCCACCCGGGCGAACCGGAAGGCATCGACGCCTGCATGGCCATCGTGCGCGACCTGTGTACGCAGCCGGAGCGCCTGGCGGCGCTGGGCAGCACCGTGCTGCTGTTCATTCCGATCTACAACGTCGATGGCAGCCTGAACCGCGCCAACACGTCGCGCGTGAACCAGGATGGCCCGGAGCAATTCGGTTTCCGCGGCAATAGCCGCCACCTGGACCTGAACCGCGATTTCATCAAGTGCGACAGCCTGAATGCGCAAGTGTTCAACCGCCTGCTGGCCAGCTGGGATCCAGACGTGATGGTCGACACCCACACGTCGAACGGCGCCGACTACCCGTACACGATGACCCTGATCCACACGCAGACGGATAAGCTGGGCAATGGCCTCGGTCCCTTCCTGCAAGACACCATGCTGCCGCACATCTTTGCGGCAATGGAAAGCGCCGGCTGGCCCACCTGTCCGTACGTGAACCCCGTCAAGGACAGTCCCGACCACGGCATCGCCGAATTCCTCGAAGTGCCCCGTTTCTCGACCGGCTTTGCGGCCCTGCACCACGTCATCGGTTTCATGCCGGAAACGCATATGCTCAAACCATTTGCCGACCGCTACGCTTCCATGCGCGCCCTGCTCGACATCACGATGGCGTTCACGGTCAAACACGGCGAACAGATCAAGCAGCTGCGCGCGCAAGCCAAGGCGGCGGGACGCACGCAGGCTGCATGGCCGATCCACTGGGCCATGAACGAAGAGCAGCCGTCGACCTTCCCCTTCAAGGGTTACGCGGCGCAATACACGCCGAGTCTCCTCGGCGACTACCAGCGCCTGTCCTACGACCGCTCGCAGCCGTGGGAACGCGATATCAAGTATTACAACCGCTTCGATGCGGACGTCACCGTGGCCGCGCCGAAAGCCTATGTCGTGCCCCAGGCGTGGCGCGAAGTCATCGAGCGCCTGCGCTGGAACGGCGTCGAAATGAGCCCCATCACCGCCGAACAGACGCTAACGGCGCGCTACTACCACATCACAAACGTCGGCACTCGCGCCACGGCCTATGAAGGCCACATGTTCCACGACACGGTCGACGTGGAAGCGCGCACGGGCCAGTTCACCGTGCAGGCCGGCGATTATGTCGTGTCCCTGGAGCAGGACAACGCGCGCTACGCCGTGGAAACGCTGGAACCGCAAGCGCACGACAGTTTCTTCCGCTGGGGCTTCTTCAACAGCGTGCTGGAGAAGAAAGAAGCGTTCTCCGATTACGTGTTCGAAGACATGGCATCCGAATTGCTGCGCGACGAGCCTGTGCTGGCCGCCAAGTTTGCCGACTGGAAAGCAGCGAATCCAGCCTTGCTGAGCAATCAGGAAGCCGTGCTCGGCTTCATTTTTGCGCACTGCCAGCGCTTTGCCGAGCCGGAATGGCGGCGCTACCCGGTCATTGCCCTGATGTAAATCCGGGCTGCATCGACTGCAACATCCTGGCGCCGCATCGGAGACCCCGGTGCGGCGCCTCTTTCTGTGCCCTACCCACAAGGTAATCCCATGCACTACGCACTGAACCTGCGCACCTTTATTTACAGCCATTATTTTTACCTGGGCTTGCGCGTGGCCATCGGCCTGGTGGGCCTGGCTCTGCTGGTCCAGGAAATCAGCGACAGCGCCACCGCCATGACGGTATGCATCGGCGCCCTGTGCACGACCCTGATGGACATGCCCAGCCCGCTGCGCCACAAGTTCAACGAAATGCTCGCTTCCGTGCTGCTGTGCAGCGCCGTAACGCTCCTGATCAGCCTGTGCGGGCCCGTGCAGTGGCTGCTGATGACGGTGCTCGTGCTGGTCAGTTTCCTCGCCAGCATGATGGTGGTGTACGGCAAAAAATCCATGCCCTTGCAACTGGCCGCCCTGTTCATCATGACCATGTCGATGGAGCACCAGATGACGTGGCAACAATCGTTCCACCACGCAGGCCTGTTCATGCTGGGTGGCTTGATCTATCTGGCCTATGCCATGGCCATCGCCTGGGTCTTGCGCCACCGCATCAAACAGCAAGTGCTGGCCGAAGCCCTGTTCGAGCTGGCCGCCTACATCGACATCAAGGCCGATTTCTACGACACGCGTTTTAATCTGACCGAGCAATTCAACAAGCTGGTGCGCCACCAAAGCATCCTGGCCGACCGCCAGCAGGCGTCGCGCGATTTGATACTGCGCAGCCACAAGAACAGCAAGGACGCCATCGTCGTGCAAGTGCACGTGTGCATGCTCGATCTGTATGAACTGATACTCTCCACGCACACGGATTACGCGCTGCTGCGCCAGCACCTGGCCGACTCCGAGGTGCTCAAATCCTTGCATGACCTGGCCTACAAGGCGGCGCGCGATATCGAAGCCGTGGCCTACGCCGTCACGCGCAAGCGCGCCTCGTATGCGCAAATCAGTTATGACAAGGAATGGGCCGACATCGAAGGAGAAATTGCCCGCCTGCACGCTCAAGGCGACGCAGCGCAGGAAGCGCTGGCCACCCTGCGCGCGCAGCGCAACAAGATCCGCGCGATTCTGAAGATGATCGGCGAACTGCATCTGGCCACGCAAAAAGTCTACGACAACGTGCCGTTCTGGAGCGGCGCGGACATGGCGCCATTCCTGTCGCAGCAGAAATACGAACTGACCACCCTGCTGGCCAACTTGCGCGTGGACTCGCCCGTATTCCGCTTCGCCCTGCGCGTGTCGATGGCGATTTCCGTGGGCTTATTGATCGGCCACTGGCTGCCATACGCGGCCCACAGCTACTGGATCGTCTTGACCATCGTCATCATCCTGCGGCCCACCTTCAGCATGACGCGCCAGCGCCGCGCCGACCGCATCATCGGCACCATCATCGGCTGCGTGGTCACGGCCATCGTGATCCGCTTTGTGCACAGCAATATCGTGCTGATGGCCATATTATTTCTCTCCATCGTGGCCACGCCCACTTTTATTTATTTGCGCTACCGCTACACGGCCATCGCCGTGAGCCTGATGATCTTGCTGCAAATGCACCTGGTGGCGCCCAGCAATCCGAACCTCGTCAGCGAACGCCTGATCGACACGCTGATCGGCGCGGCGGTGGCCACCGTGTTCAGCTTTGTGCTGGCCAACTGGGAATACCAGAGCCTGCCACGCCTCGTGCGCCAGGTGCTCAACGTGAACCTCAGCTATATGCAAGCCAGCTTCGCGCTGCTGCAAGGAAAATGTTTCGATGATTTCGCCTACCGCATCGAGCGCAAGCGTTTGATGGACAGCTTGGCCGCGCTCAGCTCGGCACTCGTGCGCATGCTCGATGAGCCGGCCAGCAAGCAGCGGGCCGTGGAAGACATCAACCTGTTCATCGTGCAAAATTATTTATTGGTCGCCCACGTGGCGGCACTGCGCTCGATCCTGGGCCGCCATGCCAGCCAGCTGCCCGTCGCGCCCGTCAATGCCTTGCTTGGCCACAGCCATACGCAAGTGTGCCTGACCTTGTCGCGCGCGCTCGAACAGCTCGACGACAAGGCGGCCATCAGCGCGCCTCTGGCCGCCCTTGCAGCCCCGCCCGTCAGCGACGTGGCCTGGTCGGGCTGGCCGCTGGTCAAGCGACGCATCCGATTGTTGCAGGCAGATGCGGACAAGATCGTGGTGCATAGCGCCGCAATCGTGCATATCGTTTCGCCACGCTAAACCGCAGCGATTTATTTCAGATAGCGTTCAAACCAATCGATGGTGCGTTTCTGCAAGTCGCGCTGGTGCTCGGGCTTGCGGAAGGAATGGCCTTCACCGTCGTAGATGAACAGGCTGGACGGCACGCCCATGGCGCGCAAGCCGTGCCAGAATTCCAGCGACTGGGCGGCCGGCGTTTCCACGTCGCGCTCGCCCACGTAGATCAGGGTCGGCGTCTTGGCCGCCTTGATCGATTCGATCGGTGAGGCACGGCGGTAGACCTCGGGCTTGTCATACGCGGAAGCGCCAAAGAACGGGATCATCCACTGATTGATGCCGTTCTGGCCGTAATAACTGATCCAGTTCGACACGCCCGCGCCCGCCACGGCCGCCTTGAAGCGGTCGCTGTGCGTGACGCCCCACATGGTCATGAAGCCGCCATACGAATGGCCGATCAGGCCCAGGCGCTGGCCGTCGACGGGCGCCATTGTTTGCGCCGCATCGATACCGGCCAGAATGTCGCGCCAGTCGCCGCCGCCAAAGTCGGCCATGTTGGCGCGCGTAAAAGCCTGGCCCTGGCCAAAGCTGCCGCGCGGATTGGGCAGGAAGACGAAATAGCCTTTTTGCGTCAATTCGTGGATCAGCGTGCCCGCTCCCACGTAACGGGGCGAGGCCGCCGTGCCGGGGCCGCCATGGACGTTGACGATCATCGGATAGCGCTTGCCGGCCTCCACCGACAACGGTCCCAGCAGCCAGCCCTGCACCTTGTATTGCTCATTGCTCCAGCCCACGTTCTGCACCGCCAGTTGCGGCGCAAAGCCGTCATTGTCGCGCGTGATCTTTTTCAGCTGGCCCACCGGTCCCGCCACCAGGTAGGAAGCGTGCGTAAAATCTTCCTGTACGGCAGCCGCTTGCAAGCCATCGGCGCTGAACGACAGACGGCCATCGCTGCCGCTGCTGCTGATCTCACCGAGCAGCACAGGTTGGCTGGGGCCGGTCTGCGCATCGACGGGCACCAGCGCCAGCTGCGAATCGATCAGGGCCGTTGCCAGCAAGCCGGCGCCGCGCCAGACGACGCCATTGAAGGTGCCGCGGTAGTCCGGCGTGAGATTGCGCGGCGTGCCGCCGGCCAGCGGCACGGTATAAATATCGCCGCCGATGGAGCCGAAATCGCTCATCAGGCCGCCGATGAAGGCCACCGTCTTGCCATCGGGCGAAACGGAAGGCAGGTTCAGCTGCATGGCCGGCGACGCGATCACGCGCAGGGCGCCCGTGGCCGCATTGATATGGCTGAGCTTGGCGACCCACCAGTTGCTGTCGCCATTGCCCTGCGCGCTGGTGGCGACAAAGCCGCGGCCATCGGGCGTCCAGTTGTATTCATAGACATAGGTGTCGCCTGGTGACAGCAAACGCGGCTCGCCGCCGCTGGCCGCCACCACGACTATGCGCTGGGCATCGTCTTCGCTGCCCACTTCGCCCACCTGGCGCGCGCCTGCCTCGACGGCGCCGGCCAGCTTGCGCGCGCCCACCGTGGCGAGCAGGGCCAGCTGCTTGCCGTCCGGCGACCAGCGCGCCGTGCTGGCCACGCCCTTGATGCTGGTCAACATCCGCGCTGGCGCCTGCGACAAGGTGGCCAGGTACAGCTGCGCCGTGCCCGCCTTGGCGTCGTAGCCGATGAAGGCCAGTTGCCGGCCGTCAGGCGACCAGCTGGGCTTGTCGTAAGAACACACGGTGCATGGATCGAATTGCTGCACGATGGCGCCGTTGGCGGCGTCGCGCACGACGATCACCGCATGCGGGCGCTGCGGCTGTTCCGCCTTGCTCGACTCGATGGCGGCGATGTGCTGGCCATTGGCCGACAAGGCGACGGCGCGGTAATCGCGCAAGGCCGGCTCGCTTGCCGGAGCGGCCAGTACCGTTGTGCCCAGAAGACTGCTTGCCAGCAAGCCACAAGCGGCCAGATCAGTTATTTTCATCATGTAAATTCCGGTTAGAAATAAAAAAAACCGCCGGCAAGCGCGGCGGTTTTGGATGGAACAGACTGCATTAGCGGGCCTTCTTGCCCAGGTGCGAATGCCGCATGCTGTACAAGAAGTAAATGGCCACCGTCACCGCCATCCACACGCTGAACACGACAAACGTCGTATGCGGCAAATCGCGCATGATGTACAGGCAAGCCAGGATGCTCAGGCCGGGAATCACATACGGGCCGAACGGCACGCTGAAGCCTTCGATGCGGTTCGCACCCTGTTTGTGGCGCAGCACGGGCACGGCGATCGAGACCACCATGAAGGCCGTCAGGGTACCGATGCTGACCATGTCCCACAGGTAAGTCGCATCGATGGAACCGGCCACCACGGCCACCACGAGGCAGACGATGATGGTATTGCTGACCGGCACCAGGGTGCGCGGGTGGATTTTCTGGAACGATTTCGGAATCAAACCATCGCGGCTGACGGCAAACAGGATGCGCGTCTGGCCATAGATCGTCACCAGGGTGACGCTGAAGACGGAAATGACGGCGCCGGCCGACAGCACCAGCGCGGGCCAGGTCTTGCCCGTGACGTTTTGCAGGATCACCGCCAGGCCCGCTTCCTGGCCTTCGAACAATTTCGCCTGTTGCGCGCCGAGGGCAGCCACGGCCACCAGCAAGTAAAACACGGTGACGATGAGCAAGGCGCCGAGGATGCCGCGCGGCACATTGCGCGTGGGATTTTTCACTTCATCGCCTGCGGTGGCCACCGTATCGAGGCCGATGAAGGAGAAGAAGACGGTGCCGGCCGCGGCCGTGACGCCCGTCATGCCGGCAAAGCCCTTGCTATTGTCGGTATTGAAGAAGGGGAAGAAATTGTCGGCGTTAAAACCGGAAAACGCGATGACGATGAAAAACACGAGGATCGCCAGTTTGATGATGACCATGATGGCGTTCATCAGGGCCGATTCCTTGGCGCCACGCAGCAGCAAGAAGCCGCACATGCAGATCAAAAAGATCGGCGGCAGGTTGATGTGGCCGGCATGAAACTCCATGCCATGCGGGCCAGAAACGATCATCGGCGTGCGCAGCATCTCGGGAATGTGCCAGCCAAACGCGTTTTCCAGGAAGTTGTTCAGGTAGGACGACCAGCCGATGGCCACGGCACTGCCCGCCAAGCCGTATTCGAGCAGCAGACAGGCGGCCATGATGAAGGCAAGAAACTCCCCCACGGTGGCGTAGGCAAACGAATACGAGGAGCCGGAAGCGGGTATGCGGAACGACAATTCCGCATAACACAAGGCCGTCAGGCCGGCCGTGATGGCGGCGATCAGGAAAGACAGGACGACTGAGGGGCCCGCCTTGGGGACGGCTTCGACCATGGTAAAGAAAATGCCAGTGCCGATGGTGGCGCCGACGCCGATCATGGTGAGGGAAAACAGGCCGATGGAGCGGCTCAAGCCACTGCTGCTGAGGCCTTCACCATATTCGACCGTGGTATCGATCGGCTTGGTGCGGCAGAGTTTCTGGACCAGGGTTTGGCTCACTAATATTCCTTTATGAGGCACACATATTCGTATGACGGGTAAAAACAAATAGCGCTCCGGCCCTACCTGGCAAAAAACCGGAAAGATCGCGTCCATTTTCAAAACTAAGCGATTATAGGGCTTTCATCGGCTCAGCTAAACAGAACTTTGATGCATGGAAACAACGCCAGGCGTGCGCCGGCAAAGCCACGGGAGTGCTGGCGAAGAAGAAATTGCTTACATGAAAGAAAAAGCGCGCCGCTGCAGGAGCAGGGACGCGCTTTTGACTCAGCTCAACTACGCTGGCTTACTTCTTGACGTGTGGCGCATCGGCCTGCGGCCAGCCTGCCTCGTAGCCTTGCGGCACGTCGTCGCGGCGCTCTTTCGGCGCCAGGCCCAGCACGTAGTACAGCACCGTCAGCAGGATCAGCCAGGCTGGTCCGACCATCAGGGCGATGCGCGTATCGGGGAAATACGCCATCAGGCCGATCACCAGCGCCAGGAAAGCCAGCGAAATCCAGGAACCGTAGGGCGCGAACGGCATGCGGAAGGCCAGGTTCTTGATTTCCAGCGGCGTCAAGGTCTTGCGGAACTGAATTTGCGTGACCAGGATCACGCCCCAGGTCCAGACGGCGCCGAAGGTGGAAATCGAGGTGACCCAGATAAACACTTTTTCCGGCACCAGGTAGTTCAGCAGCACGCCCAGCAACAGCGCGAAGACGGACACCAGGATGGCGCGGCGCGGCACGCCGCTGGCCGTGGTTTCCGCAAACGCCTTCGGCGCCTGGCCTTGCAGCGCCAGGTTGTACAGCATGCGGCCTGTGCTGAAGATGCCGCCATTGCACGACGACAAGGCCGCCGTCAGCACGACGAAGTTGATGATGCCGGCGGCCGTCTTGATGCCCAGGCGTTCGAACGTCATCACGAAGGGGCTGCCGGTGGTGCCGATTTCATTCCATGGGTAGATCGACAGGATGACGAACAATGCGCCGACATAGAAAATCAGAATGCGCCAGAACACCGAATTGATGGCGTCCGGAATCGATTTCTTCGGGTTCGCCGCTTCGCCGGCCGTCAGGCCGATCATTTCCACGCCCAGATAGGCGAACATCACCATCTGCAGCGACATCAGCACGCCTTGCGCGCCATTCGGGAAGAAACCGCCATGCGTCCACAGGTTCGAGATGCCGACGGCCACGCCGCCGTTGCCCAGGCCGAAGACGATCATGCCCGTGCCGCCGACGATCATCAGGATGATGGTGACGACCTTGATCAGGGCAAACCAGAACTCGAACTCGCCGTAAGCTTTCACGGCCAGCAGGTTGATGGCGCCCATGGAACCCAAGGCCGCCAGGGCCCAGATCCAGCGCGGCACGTCGGGGAACCAGATGCCCATGTAGATGGCGACGGCGGTAATTTCCGCCACGCATGTGACGAGCCACAGGAACCAGTAGTTCCAGCCCGTCAGATAGCCTTGCAGGGGACCCAGGTAATCCTGGGCATAGCGGCTGAAAGAACCGGCCACGGGATTGTGCACGGCCATTTCACCCAGCGCGCGCATGATCATGAAGATGACCGCGCCACCGATGATGTACGACAGCATGATGCCGGGACCGGCCATCTTGATCGCGTTGCCCGAACCCAGAAACAGGCCCACGCCAATCGCGGCGCCCAGCGCCATCAGGCGGATTTGCCGCTCGCCCAGGCCGCGGTGCAAGCCTTGTTCATTCGTTTTCATTACGTGTCTCCGTTTTTTTCTTGAATACGCCGATCCCTCCACCCCAATGGCGGTTCCGCTCTTGCTGGAAAGGAGGAAACGGTGCGCCGGCGGCAAGCGCCGGCATGTTCATGTGGTCAGACCACTGCGTCAGGCCAGTTCGGCGATCAGCTCGATCTCGACGCAAGCGCCCAGCGGGATTTGCGCCACGCCGAAGGCGGAGCGCGCGTGCTTGCCGCTGTCGCCGAAGACTTCGACGAACAGTTCCGAGGCGCCATTGGTCACCAGGTGCTGTTCCGTGAATGTGGAGGTGGAATTGACCAGGCTCATGACCTTGACGATGCGCTTGACCTTGTTCAAGTCGCCGCCGCACGCGTCTTGCAAGGTGGCGATCAGTTCGATGGCGATGCCGCGCGCAGCGATCTTGCCTTCTTCCGTGGTGACATCCTTGCCCAGTTGACCGACCCAGACCTTGCCATCCTTCTTGGCCAGGTGGCCGGACAGGAAGACGGTGTTGCCCGTGCGGGCATGCATCACGTAGGCGGCAGCTGGGGCGGCAACGACTGGCAGTTCAATG
Above is a genomic segment from Janthinobacterium sp. 64 containing:
- a CDS encoding RidA family protein, with product MSFYEKLKALNIELPVVAAPAAAYVMHARTGNTVFLSGHLAKKDGKVWVGQLGKDVTTEEGKIAARGIAIELIATLQDACGGDLNKVKRIVKVMSLVNSTSTFTEQHLVTNGASELFVEVFGDSGKHARSAFGVAQIPLGACVEIELIAELA
- a CDS encoding amino acid permease, which codes for MKTNEQGLHRGLGERQIRLMALGAAIGVGLFLGSGNAIKMAGPGIMLSYIIGGAVIFMIMRALGEMAVHNPVAGSFSRYAQDYLGPLQGYLTGWNYWFLWLVTCVAEITAVAIYMGIWFPDVPRWIWALAALGSMGAINLLAVKAYGEFEFWFALIKVVTIILMIVGGTGMIVFGLGNGGVAVGISNLWTHGGFFPNGAQGVLMSLQMVMFAYLGVEMIGLTAGEAANPKKSIPDAINSVFWRILIFYVGALFVILSIYPWNEIGTTGSPFVMTFERLGIKTAAGIINFVVLTAALSSCNGGIFSTGRMLYNLALQGQAPKAFAETTASGVPRRAILVSVFALLLGVLLNYLVPEKVFIWVTSISTFGAVWTWGVILVTQIQFRKTLTPLEIKNLAFRMPFAPYGSWISLAFLALVIGLMAYFPDTRIALMVGPAWLILLTVLYYVLGLAPKERRDDVPQGYEAGWPQADAPHVKK